GCTCACCGCCCACCCCACCGAGGTGGCGCGCCGCACCTTGATCCAGAAGTACGACGCCATTGCCGCGCAGCTGGCCGCGCAGGATCACCGCGACCTGATCCCGGCCGAGCGTCAGCAGGTGCGTGAGCGCCTGCGCCGGTTGATCGCCGAGTCCTGGCACACCGAGGAAATCCGCAGGACCCGGCCGACGCCGGTGGATGAGGCCAAGTGGGGCTTCGCGGTGATCGAGCATTCATTGTGGCAGGCGGTGCCCAGCCACCTGCGCAAGGTCGATACGGCACTGTTCGAGGCGACCGGGCTGCACCTGCCGCTGGAGGCGGCACCGGTTCGCTTTGCCTCCTGGATGGGCGGTGATCGTGACGGCAACCCCAATGTCACGGCGGCGGTAACCCGCGAAGTGCTGTTGCTGGCGCGCTGGATGGCCGCCGACCTGTTCCTGCGCGATATCGACTACCTGGCCGCCGAGCTGTCCATGCAGCAGGCCAGCGCCGCGCTCAAGGAAAAGGTCGGGGACAGCGCCGAACCTTATCGGGCGCTGCTCAAGCAGTTGCGCGACCGCCTGCGTGCCACCCGCGCCTGGGCCCACGCCTCGTTGGCCGCGACGCAGCCGGCCAGCGCAGCGGTGCTGGTGGACAATCGCGACCTTATCGCGCCGCTGGAGCTGTGTTACCAGTCGCTGCATGAGTGCGGCATGGGTGTGATCGCCGACGGCCCGTTGCTCGACTGCCTGCGCCGGGCGGTGACCTTTGGTCTGTTCCTGGTGCGCCTGGACGTGCGCCAGGACGCTGCCCGTCATCGCGATGCGCTGTCGGAAATCACCGACTACCTCGGCCTCGGCCGCTACGCCGAGTGGGACGAAGAGCGACGCATCACCTTCCTTCAGACCGAACTGAAGAACCGCCGCCCCCTGCTGCCGGCGCATTTCCAGCCCCAGGCCGATACCGCCGAAGTACTCGCCACCTGCCGTGAAATCGCTGTGGCCCCGGCGGCGTCGCTGGGGTCGTACGTGATTTCCATGGCCGGCGCGGCGTCCGACGTGCTGGCGGTGCAGTTGTTGCTGAAAGAGGCCGGGCTGACCCGGCCGATGCGCGTGGTACCCCTGTTCGAGACCCTGGCCGACCTGGACAACGCAGGCCCGGTCATGGAGCGTCTGCTCGGTCTGCCGGGCTATCGCGCCGGCCTGCACGGTCCGCAAGAAGTGATGATCGGCTATTCCGACTCGGCCAAGGATGCCGGCACCACGGCGGCGGCCTGGGCCCAGTACCGCGCCCAGGAAAACCTGGTACGTATCTGTCGTGAGCACCAGGTCGAGCTGTTGCTGTTCCATGGTCGCGGTGGCACCGTCGGGCGTGGCGGCGGCCCAGCCCACGCGGCGATCCTGTCGCAGCCGCCGGGGTCGGTGGGTGGCCGTTTCCGCACCACCGAACAGGGCGAGATGATCCGTTTCAAGTTCGGTCTGCCGGGCATCGCTGAACAGAATCTCAATCTCTACCTGGCCGCGGTGCTGGAGGCGACCCTGTTGCCGCCACCGCCGCCGGAGCCGGCCTGGCGCGCACTGATGGACCAGCTGGCCGCCGACGGGGTCAAGGCTTACCGTGCCGTGGTGCGCGAGAATCCTGACTTCGTCGAGTACTTCCGCCAGTCGACGCCCGAGCAGGAGCTTGGCCGCTTGCCGTTGGGCAGCCGCCCGGCCAAGCGCCGCGCCGGCGGCATCGAAAGCCTGAGGGCGATTCCTTGGATCTTCGGCTGGACCCAGACACGGCTGATGCTACCGGCCTGGCTCGGCTGGGAGACTGCGCTGAGCAATGCCCTGGCACGCGGGCAGGGCGCGCTGCTGGCGCAGATGCGCGAACAATGGCCGTTCTTCCGTACCCGCATCGACATGTTGGAGATGGTCCTGGCCAAGGCCGATGCGCAGATCGCCGAGGCCTACGACGAACGTCTGGTGCAACCCGAACTGCTGCCGTTGGGTGTACACCTGCGCGACCTATTGTCGCAGTCGTGCCAGGTGGTACTGGGGCTGACCGGGCAGTCGGTGCTACTGGCGCACAGCCCGGAAACCCTGGAATTCATCCGCCTGCGCAACACCTACCTGGACCCGCTGCACCGCCTGCAGGCGGAGTTGCTGGCACGCTCGCGCAGCCGCGAGGCCGCTCTGGATAGCCCGTTGGAACAGGCCTTGCTGGTGACGGTGGCGGGGATCGCGGCCGGGTTGCGCAACACCGGTTGAGTTCACCCCGCGGCGGTCGCGGCGCGAGGCGGAGCTGGCCGTGGCCGCGCCCTCCACGGCCGGTTGCGCTCGGCGCAACCTGTCCCCCGGCAAGCCACAAGTGGCGCATTCCTGCCACTTTGGGACGCTTGTCGGGGGGGCGGGCGCTGTGTATCTTGAGCAGCCTTTTGACCGATTTTACGGTCTCGACCGATTTTTCCGGAGTTGGCTTTGTGCGCCGAATCCGTTGATTTGCATAAAAAATATGAGGAGCACAAGATGCGCGTAATTCTGCTGGGAGCTCCCGGGGCCGGTAAAGGTACTCAGGCAAAGTTCATTACCGAGAAGTTCGGTATTCCCCAGATCTCCACCGGTGACATGCTGCGTGCCGCCGTCAAGGCCGGTACTCCACTGGGCCTGGAGCTGAAAAAGGTCATGGAGGCCGGTCAGCTGGTCTCCGACGAGCTGATCATCAGCCTGGTCAAGGAGCGCATCGCGCAGCCAGACTGTGCCAACGGTTGCCTGTTCGACGGCTTCCCGCGCACTATCCCGCAGGCTGAAGCCATGGTCGCCGCTGGTGTCGACATCGACGCCGTGGTCGAAATCGCCGTGGGCGACGAAGAAATCGTTGGCCGTATGGCTGGCCGCCGCGTGCATCTGGCATCGGGCCGCACCTACCATATCCAGTACAATCCGCCGAAGGTGGAAGGCAAGGACGACGTCACCGGCGAAGACCTGATCCAGCGCGATGACGACAAGGAAGAGACCGTGCGTCACCGCCTGTCGGTCTACCACAGCCAGACCAAGCCGCTGGTGGACTTCTACCAGAAGCTGTCGGCCGCCAACGCTGGCAAGCCGAAGTACAGCTACATCGAAGGCGTCGGTTCGGTCGAGTCGATCACCGCCAAGGTGCTGGCAGCCCTGAGCTGATCCATCACCGTGCGTCACGACGGCCCGCTTGCGGGCCGTTGTCGTTTATACTGCCGCTCTTTTTCCCTGTTGCCTGGATACCTCGCTCGATGACCACCTTGCTGGCCCTGGATACCGCTACCGAAGCCTGTTCCGTCGCCCTGTTGCATGACGGCAAGGTGACCAGCCATTACGAGGTGATCCCGCGCATGCACGCGCAGAAGCTGCTGCCAATGATCAAGCAGTTGCTGGCCGACTCGGGCGTGGCGCTGAGCGCGCTGGATGCCATCGCCTTCGGCCGTGGTCCGGGTGCTTTCACCGGCGTGCGTATCGCCATCGGCGTGGTCCAGGGCCTGGCCTTCGCCCTGGAGCGCCCGGTGCTGCCGACGTCCAACCTGGCGGCCCTGGCCCAGGGCGCCTTGCGTGAGCGTGGCGTGCAGCAGGTGGCCGCGGCCATCGACGCGCGCATGGACGAGGTGTACTGGGGTTGCTACCGCGCCGAACAGGGCGAGATGCGCCTGATCGGCCAGGAGGCGGTACTGCCGCCGGAGCGCGTGGCCCTGCCGCATGGCGCGGGCGAGGTATGGTTCGGTGCCGGTACCGGCTGGGGCTACGCCGAGCGCCTGGCCGTGCAGGTTTCTGCCAGCGATGCGGCCGCGTTGCCCAGCGCCCTGGATATCCTCACCCTGGCCGGCTTCGCCTGGGCGCGGGGCGAGGCGGTGGTCGCCGAACAGGCGCAACCGGTCTACCTGCGCGATAATGTGGCTACGACCAAGGCGCGTTGAAGGCATTTCGTCGGCTATCGCCGTTTACGATAAAACCTTTTGCGCGAACTGTGGTCCAGTTATCAGTTCGGGCATTAGCGAAGGATTCCTGATGCTGCTAAATTGCCATCATTGATCCTGAGTGCCTTTGTCATGCGTATCGACGGCTTCTCCTCACAGAGCTACCCCATCAAGCGTGCGCCACGCAAGGCGCCGGCGCGTGACGAAGCCATCGACGAAGCCGATGCCGAGATTATCGAGGACATCGACGCGCAGATCAGTCGCGCCAGCCGTCGCGGCGAGAACCTGCCGGCCCGCCAGCAGGACCTGATCTTTCCCCGCGCCCGCAACCGCCGCACCTCCACCGCCCTGGCCAGCTACCTGACCACTGCCGGCTTCACCGACTGGGAGATGGAAGTGCTGGGGCTGGACCTGTACATTTGATGGATGACGCCATCAACCCTCCCTTATTTCCTCGGTTGCCCGTCCTGGGCTGAAAACGCCTGGCGCGAGTACCTCTATCCCGCCGACGCCCGTAGCGGCGAGTTCCTCGGGCTCTACAGCCAGGTATTCAACGCCGTTGAAGGCAATACCACCTTCTATGCCCGTCCCGCGCCGGCGACCGTCGAGCGTTGGGCGCAGATCATGCCGTCGGGGTTTCGCTTTACGGCCAAGTTTCCGGGCGATGTAAGCCATGCCGGCGACCTGCGCGAACAACTCGATGCGGCCGTCGATTTCACCCGGCTGATGGCGCCCCTGGGCGGGCGCGTGGCACCGTACTGGCTGCAGTTGCCGGCGATGTTCGGCCCGTCGCGTCTGGGCGAGCTGGCGCATTTTCTTGATGAGATCGGCGTGCCCCTGGCTGTGGAGGTGCGCAACGATGCCTTCTTTGCCCGGGGCGAGGAGGAGCGTCAGCTCAATCGCCTGCTGCATGAACGTGGAGTCGAGCGTATCTGCCTGGATCCGCGTGCGTTGTTCAGTTGCACCTCGCGCGAGCCCGCGGTGCTCCATGCCCAGGCCAAGAAGCCCAAGGTGCCGCCGCGGCCAGCGGCCTTCAGCCAGTCTCCACAGGTACGTTTCATCGGCCACCCGCAGCTCGAGGCCAACGAGACCTTCCTCACTCCTTGGATCGACAAGGTCGCTGCATGGATCGAAGAGGGCCGCAGCCCCTACGTGTTCCTGCATACTTCCGACAATCGCCTGGCGGCGGCGCTGGCCCAGCGTTTTCACCAGCGGCTGATGGCTCGCCTGCCGGGCCTTGCAGCGCTGCCTGAATTGCCCCGCGCCCCTGAGGTCGAACAACTGGGGTTACTTTGATCTGACTGCCGGGAGGTTGAACCATGGATGTGCAAACCCTGCGAGCCGAAGCCTTCAAGGCGCTGCACGAGCGTGATGGCGCGTTCGTCATCCCCAATCCGTGGGATGCCGGCTCCGCCCGGCTGTTGGCCAGCCTCGGGTACGAAGCGTTGGCCACCACCAGCGCGGGGCTGGCGTTCAGCCTGGGGCGGCCGGATGCCGAGGGCGCGCTGACGCTCGAGGAAACCCTGGGCAACGCCCAGGCGATTGTCGATGCCACGCCATTGCCGGTGGCGGCGGACCTGGAAAACGGCTTTGGCGATTTGCCCGAGGACTGCGCACAGACCATTCTGCGCGCCGCCGAGGCAGGGCTGGTGGGCGGTTCGATCGAAGATGCCAGTGGCCGCGGCGAGGCGCCGATCTACGACTTCGACCTGTCCGTGGCGCGTGTACGCGCCGCCGTGCAGGCTGCCCGCAGCCTGCCGTTCCCCTTCACCCTTTGCGCGCGCGCCGAGAACCTGCTGCACGGGCGTCTCGACCTGGATGACACCATTCGCAGGCTACAAGCCTATGCCGAGGCCGGCGCCGATGTGCTGTATGCCCCGGGGCTGCGCAGCGTCGATGAGATCCGCGCGGTGGTGCAGGCCGTGGCGCCAAGGCCGGTGAACGTGCTGATGGGCATGGCGGGCGTGCCCTTGAGCGTGAACCAGTTGCAAGACCTGGGCGTCAAGCGCATCAGTGTCGGCTCATCGCTGGCGCGTGCCGCCCTGGCCGCTTTGCAGCGGGCCGCGCTGGAGATCCATGAACAGGGCACATTCAGTTATGGCGAGCAGGCGTTGCCATTCGCTCAGCTCAATGATCTCTTCCGTCGCTGAGGCCGCATGGGCAAAACGTTGACCGTACTGGCCAGCCTGCTGCTGGCCGTGCTTGTTGCCTGGTGGCTCGGTTGGCGCCCGGCGGATGCCTGGAACCCATGGGCGGTGCTGGATGTGCGGCAGCCGCCGAACCTGCTGACACCCTACAAGCTGTCGCGTCTGCGCGCCGACCCCGAGCTGTGCCGCGAGGCCTTGCAGACGTCGTCATTGCGCTATCGGCAGCAAAGCGACAGCCCGGCGACGGCCAACTGCCCGTTGCGCAACGTCTGGCGCGTCGAGGGCGGGCAGGCGCGGCTCAGCAGCAGCTTCCTCGCCAGCTGCCCGCTGGCCGTGGCCTATGCGCTGTTCGAGGTGCATGGGTTGCAACCGGCGGCGCAGCGGGTGTTCGGCCAGCCAGTGACCCAGGTCGATCACCTGGGCAGCTTTGCCTGCCGCAACGTCTACCATCGCAAGCAAGGGCGGCTCAGCCAGCATGCCAGCGCCAATGCCCTGGACATCAGTGGTTTTCGCCTGCAGGACGGCCAGCGCATCGTGTTGGCGCGGGACTGGCAGGGAGATGGGCGCAAGGCGGACTTCCTGCGCCAGGTGCAGGAGGCGGCGTGCGCAAGTTTCAGCACGGTGCTGGGGCCGGACTACAACGCCGCCCACCACAATCACTTCCATGCGGACATGGGCTTCTGGCAGATCTGCCGCTGAGGTTCAGGCGTGCAGGCGCACGTTGTTCAACACTATCGGGCGCGCCCAGTGGATATCGAACTCCAGGTCGTTCTGCTGCTTGGCCAGCGTGCTGTCGTCGAAGGGCTCGGGCGCAGGGTCGAGCAGGCCGGTCTCGAACTCGGCGATGGGCAGGAACAGCGGGCGTGGCGTTGGGCCAGGGCCGGGCTCGGCGATGGGGTGGCCCTGGCTCATGACAACTGGACGCACCCAGCTGTTGTCGATATCGAGCTGGCGTTGCTGCTCGATCAACTCGACGGTGTCGAAAGGCTCGGGGGCAGGGGGCAGCAGTTTGGCCTCGAGTTCCGCCTTGGGCAGGAACAGCGGCTCGGGTGGGGCCACCTCGGTGTCGTGAACCGGCAGGGCGCGCTGGGCATCGATCAGGGCCAGGGCGCGGGCACCGCCGATCGGTTCGCCGCTCTCCTGGTCGCACTGCATCAGCGCCTGGCTGAAACCGTCGACTTCCCCTTCCTGCTGCTCTGCCATGGCGCGGGCAAAGAAATCCTGCCACAGGTGGCTG
This sequence is a window from Pseudomonas maumuensis. Protein-coding genes within it:
- the ppc gene encoding phosphoenolpyruvate carboxylase encodes the protein MSDIDLRLREDVHLLGELLGETIRQQHGEAFLQKIEDIRHSAKADRRGAGEQLSSTLGDLAEEDLLPVARAFNQFLNLANIAEQYQLIRRRDAGQPEPFEAQVLPELLARLKAAGHGNDELARQLGKLHIELVLTAHPTEVARRTLIQKYDAIAAQLAAQDHRDLIPAERQQVRERLRRLIAESWHTEEIRRTRPTPVDEAKWGFAVIEHSLWQAVPSHLRKVDTALFEATGLHLPLEAAPVRFASWMGGDRDGNPNVTAAVTREVLLLARWMAADLFLRDIDYLAAELSMQQASAALKEKVGDSAEPYRALLKQLRDRLRATRAWAHASLAATQPASAAVLVDNRDLIAPLELCYQSLHECGMGVIADGPLLDCLRRAVTFGLFLVRLDVRQDAARHRDALSEITDYLGLGRYAEWDEERRITFLQTELKNRRPLLPAHFQPQADTAEVLATCREIAVAPAASLGSYVISMAGAASDVLAVQLLLKEAGLTRPMRVVPLFETLADLDNAGPVMERLLGLPGYRAGLHGPQEVMIGYSDSAKDAGTTAAAWAQYRAQENLVRICREHQVELLLFHGRGGTVGRGGGPAHAAILSQPPGSVGGRFRTTEQGEMIRFKFGLPGIAEQNLNLYLAAVLEATLLPPPPPEPAWRALMDQLAADGVKAYRAVVRENPDFVEYFRQSTPEQELGRLPLGSRPAKRRAGGIESLRAIPWIFGWTQTRLMLPAWLGWETALSNALARGQGALLAQMREQWPFFRTRIDMLEMVLAKADAQIAEAYDERLVQPELLPLGVHLRDLLSQSCQVVLGLTGQSVLLAHSPETLEFIRLRNTYLDPLHRLQAELLARSRSREAALDSPLEQALLVTVAGIAAGLRNTG
- the adk gene encoding adenylate kinase — its product is MRVILLGAPGAGKGTQAKFITEKFGIPQISTGDMLRAAVKAGTPLGLELKKVMEAGQLVSDELIISLVKERIAQPDCANGCLFDGFPRTIPQAEAMVAAGVDIDAVVEIAVGDEEIVGRMAGRRVHLASGRTYHIQYNPPKVEGKDDVTGEDLIQRDDDKEETVRHRLSVYHSQTKPLVDFYQKLSAANAGKPKYSYIEGVGSVESITAKVLAALS
- the tsaB gene encoding tRNA (adenosine(37)-N6)-threonylcarbamoyltransferase complex dimerization subunit type 1 TsaB, whose protein sequence is MTTLLALDTATEACSVALLHDGKVTSHYEVIPRMHAQKLLPMIKQLLADSGVALSALDAIAFGRGPGAFTGVRIAIGVVQGLAFALERPVLPTSNLAALAQGALRERGVQQVAAAIDARMDEVYWGCYRAEQGEMRLIGQEAVLPPERVALPHGAGEVWFGAGTGWGYAERLAVQVSASDAAALPSALDILTLAGFAWARGEAVVAEQAQPVYLRDNVATTKAR
- a CDS encoding DUF72 domain-containing protein, with product MTPSTLPYFLGCPSWAENAWREYLYPADARSGEFLGLYSQVFNAVEGNTTFYARPAPATVERWAQIMPSGFRFTAKFPGDVSHAGDLREQLDAAVDFTRLMAPLGGRVAPYWLQLPAMFGPSRLGELAHFLDEIGVPLAVEVRNDAFFARGEEERQLNRLLHERGVERICLDPRALFSCTSREPAVLHAQAKKPKVPPRPAAFSQSPQVRFIGHPQLEANETFLTPWIDKVAAWIEEGRSPYVFLHTSDNRLAAALAQRFHQRLMARLPGLAALPELPRAPEVEQLGLL
- a CDS encoding isocitrate lyase/PEP mutase family protein → MDVQTLRAEAFKALHERDGAFVIPNPWDAGSARLLASLGYEALATTSAGLAFSLGRPDAEGALTLEETLGNAQAIVDATPLPVAADLENGFGDLPEDCAQTILRAAEAGLVGGSIEDASGRGEAPIYDFDLSVARVRAAVQAARSLPFPFTLCARAENLLHGRLDLDDTIRRLQAYAEAGADVLYAPGLRSVDEIRAVVQAVAPRPVNVLMGMAGVPLSVNQLQDLGVKRISVGSSLARAALAALQRAALEIHEQGTFSYGEQALPFAQLNDLFRR
- a CDS encoding extensin-like domain-containing protein translates to MGKTLTVLASLLLAVLVAWWLGWRPADAWNPWAVLDVRQPPNLLTPYKLSRLRADPELCREALQTSSLRYRQQSDSPATANCPLRNVWRVEGGQARLSSSFLASCPLAVAYALFEVHGLQPAAQRVFGQPVTQVDHLGSFACRNVYHRKQGRLSQHASANALDISGFRLQDGQRIVLARDWQGDGRKADFLRQVQEAACASFSTVLGPDYNAAHHNHFHADMGFWQICR
- a CDS encoding energy transducer TonB; translated protein: MSDTLPIGLTYLSPVGNYGRQNTQALGGVSHLWQDFFARAMAEQQEGEVDGFSQALMQCDQESGEPIGGARALALIDAQRALPVHDTEVAPPEPLFLPKAELEAKLLPPAPEPFDTVELIEQQRQLDIDNSWVRPVVMSQGHPIAEPGPGPTPRPLFLPIAEFETGLLDPAPEPFDDSTLAKQQNDLEFDIHWARPIVLNNVRLHA